A section of the Brevundimonas sp. AJA228-03 genome encodes:
- the coaE gene encoding dephospho-CoA kinase (Dephospho-CoA kinase (CoaE) performs the final step in coenzyme A biosynthesis.), translated as MIVLGLTGSIGMGKSTTTALFADHGALVWNADDAVHALYAPAGAAVGPVGEAFPGVVVDGAVDRARLAERLGRDAAAFRRLETIVHPLVVAGRLADLEAARAAGVALAVLDIPLLFETGGERAVDAVVVVSASEAVQRARVLARPGMTVERFEAILARQVPDSEKRRRADFVIDTGGSLEATRARVAEIVGMVLSPGWKRPVRSLSQPDEPPH; from the coding sequence GTGATCGTTCTGGGCCTGACCGGATCGATCGGCATGGGCAAGTCGACGACGACCGCCCTGTTCGCCGATCATGGAGCCCTGGTCTGGAACGCTGACGATGCCGTCCACGCCCTCTATGCCCCGGCCGGGGCGGCGGTCGGGCCGGTCGGTGAGGCCTTTCCCGGTGTCGTGGTGGACGGTGCAGTGGATCGGGCGCGACTGGCCGAGCGCCTGGGCCGCGACGCTGCGGCTTTCCGGCGGCTGGAGACGATCGTCCATCCGCTGGTTGTGGCCGGGCGGCTGGCCGATCTTGAGGCCGCGCGGGCGGCGGGGGTCGCGCTGGCCGTCCTGGATATTCCCCTGCTGTTCGAGACCGGTGGCGAGCGCGCCGTCGATGCCGTGGTGGTCGTGTCCGCGTCCGAGGCGGTGCAGCGCGCCCGCGTCCTGGCCCGGCCCGGCATGACGGTTGAGCGGTTCGAGGCCATCCTGGCGCGGCAGGTCCCCGATTCTGAAAAACGCCGCCGCGCCGACTTCGTCATCGATACGGGCGGGAGCCTTGAGGCGACCCGCGCCCGCGTGGCTGAAATCGTGGGGATGGTTCTGTCGCCGGGCTGGAAGCGGCCAGTGCGGAGCCTTTCACAACCCGACGAACCGCCCCATTAA